The DNA sequence TGGGCTTTGTGCATCCAAGAACCGGGGAATACATGGAATTTGAGGCTCCACTTCCGGCATACTTCTCGGAACTCCTGGAAAAACTGGGCAAGTAGCATCTAAAAAATAATAATCGTTGACATCTGTCCTAAAATATTTTACTATAGCTTTAATGAATATGACCTTTAAGACCAGTCCTGTGAGACTGAGAAGGTATCGGATACGGAAGGGATTCCCCTTCCTGCACTAAAAGTGCAGCCAAACCTCTCGTCGTGCAGGCGGGAGGTTTTTTTATACAAGAATCGTGCAGCCTGATGCTGGAGGGTGATAACATGACACAAAAAGCAGTGGTATTAGATGAACAGGCAATCAGGAGGGCATTGACCAGGATTGCCCATGAAATCATTGAGAAGAACAAAGGGATAGATGAATGTGTGCTTGTAGGGATCAGGACCCGAGGCATCTACTTGGCAAATCGCCTGGCTGACAGGATTGAACAGATCGAGGGTAAAAGGATCCCTGTCGGGGAGCTGGATATTACGCTGTACCGTGATGATCTGACAAAGAAAACGGATGACGATCAGCCGCTGGTCAAAGGCAGCGACATTCCGCAGGATATCACCAATCAAAAAGTCATCCTCATCGACGATGTACTGTATACAGGCAGGACAGTCAGAGCGGGCCTCGATGCCCTGGTAGACATCGGCAGACCGGCTGCGATTCAGCTGGCAGTCCTGGTGGACAGGGGCCATAGAGAGCTCCCGATCCGGGCAGATTATGTAGGCAAAAACATACCGACTTCCAGCTCGGAAAAAATAGTCGTTGAACTGAAGGAAGTAGATGAAACCGATCAAGTAAGCATCTTTGAAAACTGAACATCCCCCTTTTAACGCAGTCCAGAGAGGCTGGCAAAGGGGAACATGGCTGGTGTCTTTTCAGCTGTGCTCCTATGCCCTCTGTGCGAAAAAGCAAGAGGGTTTTTTGCGGGGAAAAGACGAATACAAAGGAGACAAAGCCATGAATAAACCATTATTAGACGTAAACGAAGTACCAAAGCCATTTCAATGGATTACCTTAAGCATCCAGCATTTATTCGCCATGTTCGGCGCAACCATTCTTGTTCCTTACCTCGTCGGACTTGATCCGGCCATTGCACTCATTTCGAGCGGACTTGGAACCATTGCTTTTCTGATCATCACAAAATGGCAGGTTCCGGCATATCTTGGCTCATCCTTTGCCTTCATCGCACCGATCATCGCAGCGAAGACTGCAGGCGGGCCGGGCGCAGCCATGATCGGCAGCTTTATGGCCGGCCTGGTATACGGCATCGTGGCGCTTATCATTAAAAAAGCAGGTTATCGCTGGATCATGAAGCTGCTTCCGCCTGTTGTGGTCGGCCCGGTCATCATTGTCATCGGACTTGGTCTTGCAGGCACAGCGGTAGGAATGGCAATGAACAATGCAGACGGGGAATACAGCTTCCTGTACTTTTCCGCCGGCCTCGTCACATTGGCGGCCACGATTGTTTTCTCCATCTACTTTAAAGGGATGCTGAGCATGATCCCGATTCTTGGCGGGATCATCATCGGGTATATATACTCCGTATTTGCGGGTCTTGTAGATTTCACTCCGGTTCTCGAAGCAAAGTGGTTTGAAGCACCAAATTTCCTCATTCCATTTGCAGATTATAAAGTTGATCTGTCATCATTGAAGATCGCATTGCTGATGGTGCCTGTAGCAGTCGTCACTTTATCAGAGCATATAGGCCACCAGCTTGTTCTCAGCAAAGTGGTAGGCAGGGATTATATTAAAAACCCGGGACTTCACAGGTCGATTCTCGGGGACGGGATGGCAACCATCATTTCCGCGCTGATCGGCGGACCGCCTAAAACAACTTACGGCGAAAATATCGGCGTCCTTGCGATCACAAGGGTCTACAGTGTATATGTGCTGGCCGGTGCCGCAGTAGTTGCGACCGTGTTTGGCTTCATCGGCAAGATCACTGCGCTGATCGCTTCAATCCCGACACCTGTGATGGGCGGGGTTTCCATCCTGCTGTTCGGCATCATCGCCTCGTCCGGACTGAGAATGCTGGTTGACAGCAAGGTGGACTTTGGGGACAAACGGAATCTGGTCATCTCGTCTGTCATCCTGGTCATCGGGATCGGCGGAGCCCATGTAACTCTGGGCGGATTAAATCTGGAAGGTATGGCGCTCGCGGCAATCTGCGGTGTGGTGCTCAACCTGATCCTGCCAGGCAAACCTCAGATTGAAGAAGATATGTTTGAAGCGGAAACCGAAAAAAAAAGTAATGTTGCATAAGAAAGACACTTTTTAAAGAAGTCCAGAGAGGCTTGCAAGGGTGTTGATGTGCTGCGGGAGGAAGCTCGGCTGCTTTTTCCCGTGCAGTATGGCATGTTGACTTTTCAGCACCTGAACCAGGTTCAGGGTGCTTTTTTTACAGCCTTGCCCGCCTCCGTTAAGGAGGAAGCAAAGATGAAAGATCTGCTCACGATGAATGAATTGAGCTTAATGGAAATCGGGGAGATTCTGAAACAGGCGCAGGAGTTTGCTGAAGGCGCAGTGTGGAGGCCGTCTTCACAGTCCTTCGTTGCCAATCTCTTCTTTGAGGCAAGCACAAGGACCAAGTGCAGCTTTGAAGTTGCTGAGAGGAGGCTTGGACTTGATGTCATCCCATTTGAAGCAGGGACTTCAAGCGTCCAGAAGGGCGAATCGCTTTATGACACGGTGAGGACACTCGAGTCCATTGGTGTCGATGCGGTGGTCATCCGCCATCAGGAGGAAGATTACTTCAGCGCACTTTCCGGTAAGATAGGCATCCCGGTCCTGAATGCAGGTGACGGCTGCGGGCACCATCCAACCCAGTCGCTGCTGGATCTGCTGACGATCCGGCAGGAGTTCCGCCGCTTTGCCGGCTTGAAGGTGGCCATCATCGGCGACATCCTTCACAGCAGGGTGGCAAGGTCCAATGCTGAAGCACTGGCAAGGCTTGGGGCAGAGGTTGTATTCTCAGGGCCGGAAGAATGGTTCGACCCTTCCTTCCGCCATTCTGGAAGCTTTGAAGAAATCGATGAAGCGGCTGCGACTGCGGATGTGGTCATGCTCCTGAGAATACAGCATGAGAGGCATCAGGAAAGCACAGGGATGTCTGCTGCCGAGTACCACGAAAAATACGGACTGACAGAAAAGCGCGAAAGGCGGATGAAGCAGGGAAGCATCATCATGCATCCTGCCCCGGTCAACAGAGGGGTTGAAATAGCTGACAGCCTGGTGGAATGCAGCAGGTCGAGAATTTTCAAACAAATGGAAAATGGTGTATTTGTCCGCATGGCAGTGCTGAAAAGGGCACTTGAACATAAAGAGGGGAGAGGTAATCATGAAAAAGCTGATCAAAAATGGCAGATTGCTTACTGAAAACGGAGAGCTGGTACAGAAGGATATCCTGATCGAGGGCGGAAAAATTGCGAAGATCGGGGTTGAATTTGAAGGTACAGATGCTGAAGTGATAGATGCAGGAGGGCTGCTGGCAGTCCCGGGCTTGGTCGATCTTCATGTACACCTGCGGGAACCGGGGGGAGAAAAGAAAGAAACGATTGAAACGGGGACCCTGGCTGCAGCACGCGGAGGCTTTACAACGATTGCCCCAATGCCGAACACCAGGCCGGTGCCTGACACGGTGGAGCAGCTGGAATGGCTGAACAGAAGGATTGCGGAAACGGCTCATGTGCGGGTCCTTCCTTATGCTTCGATCACCGTCAGGCAGCTTGGCAGTGAGCTGACCGATTTTGAAGGGCTGAAGCAGGCCGGCGCCTTTGCTTTTACTGATGACGGCGTGGGAGTGCAGTCAGCCGGGATGATGCTTTCTGCGATGAAAAAAGCTGCTGCTGTCAGCATGCCTGTCGTTGCGCACTGCGAAGAAAATACGCTGATCAATAAAGGCTCTGTCCATGAAGGGGAATTTTCAAGGAAGCATGCAATCAATGGGATCCCATCTGTATGCGAATCTGTACATATTGCAAGAGATGTGCTCCTGGCTGAAGCGGCTGGCTGCCACTATCATGTGTGCCACATCTCTACTAAAGAGTCTGTCAGGGTTGTCAGAGACAGCAAAAGGGCAGGGATCAAGGTAACTGCTGAGGTTACGCCTCATCATCTGCTCTTATGCGAAGATGATATTCCGGGCCTTGACGCAAATTTCAAGATGAATCCGCCGCTAAGGAGCGCCAGTGACCGTGAGGCACTGATAGAAGGTCTTTTGGACGGTACGATTGATTTTATCGCAACCGATCACGCCCCGCATACCTCGGAAGAAAAAGAGGAGGGAATGGAGCTGGCCCCATTTGGGATCACAGGGCTTGAAACAGCCTTTCCGCTTCTCTACACACATCTGGTGCTAAAGGGGACCCTTACTTTAAAACAGCTGGTTGATTTCATGACAATCAAGCCTTCAGAAGCTTTCGGCCTGCCATATGGAAAGCTGGAGGAAGGTTCTCCTGCCGACCTGGTGCTGGTTAATCTGGATCATGGGCAGAACATTGATCCGCAGGAATTTGTTTCAAAAGGGAAAAACACCCCATTCTCAGGCTGGAACTGCAAAGGCTGGCCGGTCCTGACAATAGCGGGCGGAAAAACGGTATGGGCGAAGGAGAGTGTCAACGCATGAAAAAACAGCTGATTTTGGAAGACGGAACCATTTTTATCGGGGAAGGTTTTGGGAGCGATTCTGCAGCTTTCGGAGAAGTCGTATTCAACACAGGGATGACCGGATATCAGGAAATCCTCTCTGACCCTTCATACTGCAGCCAGATCGTGGTGCTGACTTACCCTCTAATCGGGAATTATGGCATCAACAGGGATGATTTTGAGAGCATTCTGCCGGCGATTCACGGATTTGTTGTTAAAGAAGCGGCTGAATACCCTTCTAACTGGAGGAACGAGCATTCTTTAGGCGCTTATCTTGAAGCGAAAGGCATTCCTGGAATAGCGGGGATCGACACTAGGAAACTGACAAGAATCATCCGGAAGCATGGAACTTTAAAAGGGAGCATATGCCCGATTGAACAGGATCCTTCCGAAGTGATTGAAAAACTGAAATCTGCTGTCCTTCCGCATGACCAGGTGAAAAGAGTATCAACGAAGACAGCCTATCCTTCCCCGGGCCGCGGCCGCAGGGTCGTACTTGTGGATTACGGCATGAAGCATGGAATTCTCAGGGAGCTGAACAAGCGCGGATGTGATGTGATCGTGGTGCCATACCATACAACAAGCGAAGAGATCCTCAGCCTGAGCCCTGACGGGGTTATGCTTTCAAATGGGCCTGGGGACCCGAAAGATGTAGTGGAAGCCATCCCGATGATCCAGGGGCTGCTCGGGAAGGTCCCATTGTTTGGAATCTGCCTCGGCCACCAGCTGTTTGCCCTTGCTTGCGGCGCTGATACTGAGAAACTGAAATTCGGCCACAGGGGGTCCAATCATCCTGTCAAAGAACTTAAAACAGGGAAAGTGGCGCTGACTTCACAAAATCATGGATACTCTGTCAACGAAGATTCTATTTACGGTACACCGCTTGAAGTGACGCATATTGCGCTTAATGACGGAACAGTCGAAGGGCTGAAACATAAGAATGTACCTGCTTTTACAGTCCAATATCATCCTGAAGCCTCTCCGGGGCCGGAAGATGCCAATAATCTTTTTGAACAATTTATGCAAATGATCGAATCTGAGAAACGGGAAGGTGCTGCAGCATGCCAAAGCGTACAGATATAAAAAGCATTCTAGTGATCGGGTCGGGGCCCATTGTCATCGGGCAGGCGGCAGAATTCGACTATGCCGGGACACAGGCCTGCATAGCGCTGAAAGAAGAAGGATACAGGGTCATCCTTGTCAACTCGAATCCGGCGACCATCATGACAGATACAGAGATTGCCGATGCCGTCTATATTGAACCCCTGACACTTGAGTTTGTCAGCAGGATCATCCGCAAAGAGCGCCCGGATGCGATCGTTCCGACCCTGGGAGGACAGACCGGCCTGAACCTGGCAGTCGAGCTGTCTAAAGCAGGCGTGCTTGAAGAGTGCGGTGTGGAAGTGCTCGGCACAAAGCTGTCGGCCATTGAAAAGGCGGAAGACCGCGATCTGTTCAGAAGCTTAATGAATGAATTGGGTGAGCCGGTCCCTGAAAGTGAAATCATCCATAATATCGATGAGGCCCTTGCATTTGCAGAGCAGATCGGCTATCCGGTGATTGTCCGTCCTGCTTTCACGCTCGGCGGAACAGGGGGCGGCATCTGCCATGATGAGGAAGAACTGCTGGAAATCACGGCGAGCGGCCTGAAGAACAGCCCTGTCACCCAGTGCCTGCTCGAGAAGAGCATAGCTGGCTTCAAAGAAATAGAATACGAGGTTATGAGAGACTCGAACGATAATGCGATCGTTGTCTGCAATATGGAGAACATCGATCCGGTAGGGGTACATACAGGAGATTCTATCGTTGTCGCGCCGAGCCAGACCTTAAGCGACCGTGAATACCAGCTGCTCCGCAATGTATCACTGAAAATCATCCGTGCCCTGGAAATCGAGGGAGGCTGCAATGTTCAGCTCGCGCTGGATCCATACAGCTTCGACTATTACATCATTGAAGTGAATCCTCGTGTCAGCCGCTCTTCTGCGCTGGCTTCAAAAGCAACAGGCTATCCGATTGCCAAACTGGCGGCGAAGATTGCCGTTGGCCTGACGCTTGATGAGATGATGAACCCGGTCACCGGAAAAACGTATGCGTGCTTTGAGCCTGCCCTTGACTATATTGTCACCAAGATCCCGCGCTGGCCTTTTGATAAATTTGAGTCAGCCAACCGCTCTCTCGGTACACAGATGAAAGCAACAGGTGAGGTAATGGCCATAGGGCGGACTTTTGAAGAGTCACTGCTTAAGGCCATCAGGTCGCTGGAAGCCAATGTATACCATTTTGCTTTGAATAATCCTGAGGAAATCGATGATGCTCTTATGGAAAAGCGTATCCGCAAAGCAGGCGATGAGAGGCTGTTCTACATCTCTGAAGCGCTGAGGCGGGGAGTAACGATCGAAACCATCCATGAGTGGAGCGAGATCGACTTATTCTTCCTTTATAAAATGAACAAAATCGTGGCATTTGAGAAGACACTCTCTGGCAAACGGTTTGACCAGGAGATTGCGAAAAAAGCAAAGGAAATGGGCTTTTCTGACCTGGTGATTGCGGGGCTGTGGGATGCCTCAGAGCAGGAGGTCTACAGCTGGAGGAAGAAAAACGGCATTGTACCGGTATATAAGATGGTTGATACCTGTGCGGCGGAGTTCGAATCAGAAACACCTTATTATTACGGAACCTATGAAGAAGAAAACGAGTCTATCGTTACAGACAGGAAAAGCATCGTCGTGCTTGGGTCCGGGCCGATCCGCATTGGTCAGGGAATTGAGTTCGACTATGCAACCGTACACTCTGTATGGGCAATTAAAGAAGCCGGCTATGAAGCAATCATCATCAACAATAATCCGGAAACTGTGTCTACAGACTTCAGCATTTCCGATAAGCTTTATTTTGAACCGCTGACGATTGAGGATGTTATGCATATCATCGATCTGGAAAAACCCGAGGGGGCAGTGGTCCAATTCGGGGGCCAGACAGCGATCAATCTTGCGGCAGAACTTGTGAAACGAGGAGTGAAAATCCTCGGGACATCACTTGAAAACCTTGACCGTGCTGAGGACAGGGACAAATTTGAAATGGCGCTGACAGACCTGGGCATTCCCCAGCCGCAGGGAAAGACAGCTTTCTCTGCAGAAGATGCGGCCGTTATTGCTGCTGAAATCGGCTACCCTGTCCTTGTCCGCCCTTCATATGTCCTTGGGGGCAGGGCAATGGAGATTGTCTATAAAGAAGAAGAGCTGCTTCATTATATGAAAAATGCGGTACGTGTGAATCCGGAACATCCTGTTCTGATCGACCGCTACCTGACAGGCAAGGAAATCGAAGTTGATGCAATTTCTGACGGAGAAAGAGTCGTCATTCCAGGCATCATGGAGCATATCGAACGGGCAGGCGTCCACTCGGGCGACTCCATCGCCGTATACCCGCCTCAAAATCTGACTGATGAAGTGAAAGCGAAACTGGCCGAATATACGGAAAAGCTGGCAAAGGGCCTCGGCATCATCGGTCTCCTGAATATCCAGTATGTAGTGGCAAAAGGAGAGGTATTTGTCCTGGAAGTGAACCCGCGGTCCAGCCGGACAGTTCCATTCCTGTCTAAAATAACCAATGTCCCGATGGCTAATATTGCAACAAAGGTAATCCTTGGGCAGTCGCTTGAAAGCCAGGGGTATGAGTCAGGCCTTGTACCTGAAAAGCAGGGCGTGTATGTAAAGGTGCCGGTGTTTTCCTTTGCTAAGCTAAGGCGGGTAGACATCACGCTCGGCCCTGAGATGAAGTCGACAGGTGAAGTCATGGGGAAAGATCATACCCTTGAAAAAGCCTTATATAAAGGCCTTGTCGCATCAGGTATGAAAATCAGCAGTTACGGAAATGTCCTGATGACAGTGGCCGACAAAGATAAAGAAGAAGCGCTCGCACTTGCCAGGAGGTTTGCAGAAATCGGCTATCAGGTAATGGCGACAAGCGGTACGGCAGGCTATTTCTCTGCAGCAGGCATTCCAGTGAAAGTGGTCGGCAAAATCGGGGCAGAAGGCCCGGACCTGCTGGATGTCATCCGCAATGGAGAGGCACAGCTGGTCATCAATACGCTGACAAAAGGAAAGCAGCCGGCGCGCGACGGCTTCCGGATCCGCAGGGAATCAGTGGAAAACGGGGTCGCGTGCCTGACATCCCTGGACACAGCTGAAGCGATTCTCCAGGTAATTGAATCCATGAACTTCTCAGCAGAGGCCATGATGCCGGGCAGCCATGAGAAGAAGGCGGTCCTTCTATGATCAGGAAGGAACTCTGTACGATCGTCTCACATCAGGAAATTGCTAAAGACATTTATGAGCTCACCTTAAAAGGTGAGCTTGTCAATGAGATGGAGACTGCGGGACAGTTCGTCCATTTAAAAGTATCAAACGGATATGACCCGCTTTTAAGAAGGCCGATTTCGATTGCGGAAATCAATAAAAGCCGCCAGACCTTTACGATGATCTACAGGGCAGGAGGCAGGGGCACTATTCTGCTGGCTTCAAAGCAGTCAGGCGAAAAGGTCGATGTCCTTGGTCCGCTGGGCAATGGCTTTCCTGACAATGAAGCCCTGCCAGGCCAGACAGCCCTCCTTATAGGGGGGGGAATTGGTGTGCCGCCCCTATATGAATTGTCCAAAAGATTAAAAGCGAGAGGCGTCAAGACAGTACATGTGCTTGGATTTCAATCGGCTGAACAAGTGTTTTATGAAAGGGAATTTTCAGTGCTGGGAGAAACATTTATTGCAACGGCGGATGGAACATACGGATCCAGGGGCTTTGTGACAGATATTATCAGCCGGGAATCGCTTGTATTTGATGTAATATATGCCTGCGGGCCGACACCCATGCTCAGGGCACTGGAAAATGCCTACCTGGACAAAAAGGTATTTTTATCGCTGGAAGAGCGGATGGGATGCGGCCTGGGTGCATGCTTTGCCTGTGTCTGCCATACGGCGGATGACCCGGAGGGCTTCAGCTATAAAAAAGTCTGCACTGACGGGCCTGTGTTCAGGGCAGGGGAGGTTGTACTATGAGTATGCTGAATGTGGAGCTGCCAGGATTAACCCTTAAAAATCCGATCATGCCTGCCTCCGGCTGCTTCGGCTTCGGAAAGGAATACAGCGGGCTGTATGATTTGAGCCTGCTGGGAGCCATTATGATAAAAGCGACCACTCTTGAGCCGAGATTCGGGAATCCGACTCCTAGGGTCGCTGAAACACCAGCTGGGATGCTGAATGCAATCGGCCTGCAAAATCCGGGGCTTGATCATGTGCTTATGGAAGAGCTTCCGAGACTGGAGCAATATGATGTTCCTATTATCGCCAATATAGCAGGCAGCACGGAAGAAGATTATATAGAAGTGGCCAGAGAGTTATCAAAGGCATCCAATGTAAAGGCTTTGGAGCTGAACATTTCCTGCCCGAACGTCAAGACGGGCGGCATAGCTTTCGGGACCATCCCCGAAATCGCAAAGAGCCTGACAAAGAAAGTAAAGGCTGCATCTGCAGTGCCTGTTTATGTAAAACTGTCCCCGAATGTCACCAATATTGTAGAAATGGCTAAAGCCGTTGAAGAAGGCGGTGCAGACGGTCTTACTATGATTAATACGCTTCTTGGCATGAGGATGGATCTGAACACAGGCCGACCAATCCTTGCCAACCGGACGGGAGGCCTTTCCGGACCATCGATAAAGCCTGTGGCGTTAAGGATGATCTATGAAGTGAGCCAGCAGGTGGATCTGCCCATCATCGGAATGGGCGGAGTGGAAACAGCGGAGGATGTGATTGAGTTCTTTTATGCAGGGGCTTCAGCTGTTGCGGTCGGAACAGCCAATTTCGTCGATCCTTTTGTCTGTCCAAACATAATAGATAAGCTCCCAGAATTGCTGGAGAAGCTTGGTTTTGAGCATATTAGCGAATGTACGGGAAGGAGCTGGGGCAAGCATGAAGAATCCGCTTATCATCGCGCTTGATTTTGCTGAAAAGGAAGAAGTCTTATCCTTCCTCGGGAAATTTCCGGAAGAAAAATTATTTGTCAAAGTGGGCATGGAGCTTTTTTACCAGGAGGGACCTGACATGGTCCGGGAACTGAAGGCGGCCGGGCATGAAGTATTCCTGGATTTAAAGCTCCATGATATTCCTAATACAGTCGGCAGTGCCATGCGAAGGATTGCCGGTCTTGGATGCGATCTGGTGAATGTCCATGCAGCCGGCGGCAGCGAAATGATGAAAGCCGCCCTTGAAGGGCTGGATGAAGGGACAGCAGCCGGAAAAAAAAGGCCTCTGTGCATTGCGGTGACACAGCTCACCAGCACATCAGAGGAACAGATGCGGGCAGAGCAGCTGATCCCTGTTGCACTGAATGATTCTGTTATTCATTATGCAGGGCTTGCCAGACAGTCAGAGCTTGATGGCGTCGTCTGCTCCCCGCATGAAGCAAAGCTGCTGAACAGCCGTTTTGGGGAAGGATTCCTGACAGTGACGCCAGGGATTCGTCTGGCAGAAGAGGCGGCAGGTGATCAAAAGAGGATCAGCACACCGGGATTTGCAAGGCAGGAAGGAGTCTCGGCCATAGTAGTAGGCCGTTCCATCACAAAAGCAGCTGATCCGTATGAAGCTTATCTGTCATTTAAAAATCAATGGGAGGGCGTTTTGTCATGAATAAAACAATTGCTGAAAGATTGCTGGAAATTGGAGCGGTTACTCTGCAGCCTTCCAATCCTTTCACCTGGTCATCGGGGCTGCTGTCTCCCATCTACTGTGATAACCGCCTGACAATGTCCTATCCGGAGGTGCGCAGGGAAATAGCCGCAGGGCTTAAAGTGCTTATAGAAGAGCATTTCCCTGACGCTGAAGTCATTGCCGGAACTGCGACTGCAGGGATTCCTCATGCCGCCTGGGCAAGCGATTTGCTGGAATTGCCGATGTGCTATGTCCGTTCAAAAGCGAAAGAGCATGGAAAAGGAAAGCAGATTGAAGGAAGAGCGGAAAAAGGGCAGAAAGTAGTTGTGGTCGAAGATCTTATTTCAACTGGAGGCAGCGTCATCACAGCTGTTGATGCTCTTCGCGAAGCAGGCTGTGAAGTACTTGGGGCTGTATCCATTTTTACATATGAGCTTAAGCAGGGCGATCAGAAGCTTGCTGAAGCAGGGATACAGTCATATTCCCTGGCCACCTTCACAGAGCTTGCGGAGACAGCAAGAGAGAAGGGCCGTATCACAACTGGCGAAATGGATGCCCTTTCGGAATGGAGAGAGAATCCAGCCGAATGGGGCGCTGCTGCCAGACAATAATTGAAGTACTAAAAGTAAGATTTCTTATCTTGAAATAAAAAAGGAAGCAGAATCTGCGGACTCTGCTTCTTTTTT is a window from the Bacillus infantis NRRL B-14911 genome containing:
- the pyrF gene encoding orotidine-5'-phosphate decarboxylase yields the protein MKNPLIIALDFAEKEEVLSFLGKFPEEKLFVKVGMELFYQEGPDMVRELKAAGHEVFLDLKLHDIPNTVGSAMRRIAGLGCDLVNVHAAGGSEMMKAALEGLDEGTAAGKKRPLCIAVTQLTSTSEEQMRAEQLIPVALNDSVIHYAGLARQSELDGVVCSPHEAKLLNSRFGEGFLTVTPGIRLAEEAAGDQKRISTPGFARQEGVSAIVVGRSITKAADPYEAYLSFKNQWEGVLS
- the pyrE gene encoding orotate phosphoribosyltransferase encodes the protein MNKTIAERLLEIGAVTLQPSNPFTWSSGLLSPIYCDNRLTMSYPEVRREIAAGLKVLIEEHFPDAEVIAGTATAGIPHAAWASDLLELPMCYVRSKAKEHGKGKQIEGRAEKGQKVVVVEDLISTGGSVITAVDALREAGCEVLGAVSIFTYELKQGDQKLAEAGIQSYSLATFTELAETAREKGRITTGEMDALSEWRENPAEWGAAARQ